A genomic region of Thermoanaerobaculia bacterium contains the following coding sequences:
- the secF gene encoding protein translocase subunit SecF yields the protein MDFLRNTNIDFMKYRKFFIGFSLAVMVVGAVAVFFLGKLNMGIDFVGGTQLTLKFAAEPDVPELRDILARAGLKDSQIQRFGKTGDHEILVRNPILEGTEEGAATQILEALSQHYNQAASGADLNQIGTGSISQLLVAANPDGVTGEPEAVAAHYTAVAESIMAVRKKAAIFRSWDEVAAIPGVSGKSFEALKSSASIGKFSPLAIENVGPQVGSELRRRGFLAVIGALIGMLIYIWIRFELRFAIGATMASIHDVLITLGLYAFMGYEFNLTTIAAFLTLIGYSVNDTVVTFDRVRENMQKHRGRNLLKVLNSSLNQMLSRTLLTGGTTILASLMLFLFGGDVIKGFSFIMLSGIIIGTYSSIYIASPFALLWEQWFGSGGRESSATGEPKPAPSKTR from the coding sequence ATGGATTTTCTTCGCAATACCAACATCGATTTCATGAAGTACCGGAAGTTCTTCATCGGATTTTCCCTCGCGGTCATGGTCGTGGGCGCCGTCGCGGTCTTTTTTCTCGGCAAGTTGAACATGGGGATCGACTTCGTCGGCGGAACGCAGCTGACGCTCAAGTTCGCGGCGGAGCCGGATGTCCCCGAGCTGCGGGACATCCTCGCCCGCGCCGGCCTCAAGGACAGCCAGATCCAGCGCTTCGGCAAGACCGGCGACCACGAGATCCTCGTCCGCAATCCGATTCTCGAAGGCACCGAAGAGGGCGCCGCGACGCAGATTCTCGAAGCACTCTCGCAGCACTACAATCAGGCGGCCTCGGGCGCCGACCTGAACCAGATCGGCACGGGCTCGATCTCGCAGCTGCTCGTGGCGGCGAACCCGGACGGAGTCACCGGTGAGCCCGAGGCCGTGGCCGCGCACTACACCGCGGTCGCAGAGTCGATCATGGCGGTGCGCAAGAAGGCGGCGATCTTCCGGTCGTGGGACGAGGTGGCGGCCATTCCCGGAGTCTCGGGCAAGTCCTTCGAGGCCCTGAAGTCCTCCGCTTCGATCGGCAAGTTCTCGCCGCTCGCGATCGAGAACGTCGGTCCCCAGGTCGGCTCGGAGCTTCGCCGGCGCGGCTTCCTCGCCGTCATCGGCGCCCTCATCGGCATGCTGATCTACATCTGGATCCGCTTCGAGCTGCGCTTCGCGATCGGTGCCACCATGGCGAGCATCCACGATGTGCTCATCACCCTCGGTCTCTACGCCTTCATGGGCTACGAGTTCAACCTGACCACGATCGCCGCCTTCCTGACGCTCATCGGCTACTCGGTGAACGACACCGTGGTGACCTTCGACCGCGTGCGCGAGAACATGCAGAAGCACCGCGGGCGCAACCTCCTCAAGGTGCTGAACAGCAGCCTGAACCAGATGCTCTCCCGGACCCTGCTCACCGGTGGAACGACCATCCTCGCCTCGCTGATGCTCTTCCTGTTCGGTGGCGACGTCATCAAGGGCTTCTCGTTCATCATGCTCTCGGGCATCATCATCGGCACCTATTCGTCGATCTACATCGCGAGCCCCTTCGCCCTGCTCTGGGAGCAGTGGTTCGGCAGCGGTGGCCGCGAGTCGAGCGCGACAGGCGAGCCGAAGCCCGCGCCGTCGAAGACACGTTGA
- a CDS encoding bifunctional (p)ppGpp synthetase/guanosine-3',5'-bis(diphosphate) 3'-pyrophosphohydrolase, whose amino-acid sequence MPDLRKRPPAPPVSPPKPPTSADLARRLEDNGRFVDRAYLDRVFGYSAEMHKDQVRRSGEPYMTHPASVAWLLADLRFDQTCVAVGLLHDVLEDTLTTLEVLQGEFGPEIAELVDGVTKIGRHSYVRKDEAQAETFRKMILASAKDVRVILVKLADRLHNMMTLDAMAPEARRRISQETLEIYAPLANRLGMAKVKGDLEDLAFYYLYPLQFASLKTSLDEKLKVGRGTIEKLRERLVSSLAEAGVEVEINFRVKRYYSIYQKLRRQEIDISELYDYLAFRIVTTNLRDTYAALGIVHQNWRPIPGRFKDYIAMPKPNLYQSLHTTVLGPAGQPFEVQIRTREMDLVAEEGIAAHWRYKEGKISSEGVDKSVLWLRQLLEFQTDVSDPRHFLSGLKLDLYQDEVYVFSPKGDVLAFPRDAMPLDFAYRIHTDLGHRCTGARVNGRLVPLRTPLKTGDIVEILTSPSRVPSRDWLSLVVTSRAKHKIRHWLNTQQTAQATELGQRMLERELRRYRLSPKKVIESAEFRKLMEAEGLSRPEDLYGRLGYGKATVGQVMAALLPQDKLQEPPKPPGPIRKAIDRVLAGGSQGPIAVRGYGDLLAVPAKCCRPVPGDEIIGYITRGRGVSVHSVDCPNVKNLLYNAEREIEVAWASQDKGLYPVSLLIETEDRPGMLARLTEAIARFEANIRQIEADTARPGRGSIEVVIEVSNRAHFERIRQAVRNLPGVLEVTRRMAGATKAGEDAF is encoded by the coding sequence ATGCCCGACCTCCGCAAGCGGCCACCCGCGCCGCCGGTTTCGCCGCCGAAGCCTCCGACTTCGGCGGATCTCGCACGCCGCCTCGAGGACAACGGCCGGTTCGTCGACCGCGCCTATCTCGACCGCGTCTTCGGCTACTCGGCCGAGATGCACAAGGACCAGGTGCGGCGCTCCGGCGAACCGTACATGACCCATCCGGCGAGCGTCGCCTGGCTGCTCGCTGACCTGCGGTTCGACCAGACCTGCGTCGCCGTGGGACTTCTGCACGACGTGCTCGAGGACACGCTGACCACGCTCGAGGTCCTCCAAGGCGAGTTCGGCCCCGAGATCGCCGAGCTCGTCGACGGCGTGACCAAGATCGGGCGCCACTCCTACGTGCGCAAGGACGAGGCGCAGGCGGAGACTTTCCGCAAGATGATCCTGGCCTCGGCCAAGGACGTGCGGGTCATTCTGGTCAAGCTCGCCGATCGCCTGCACAACATGATGACCCTGGACGCGATGGCGCCAGAGGCCCGGCGCCGGATCTCGCAGGAGACGCTCGAGATCTACGCGCCGCTCGCCAACCGGCTCGGCATGGCGAAGGTCAAGGGGGACCTCGAGGATCTCGCGTTCTACTACCTCTATCCGCTGCAGTTCGCCTCGCTCAAGACCAGCCTCGACGAGAAGCTGAAAGTCGGACGGGGCACGATCGAGAAGCTCCGGGAGCGCCTGGTGAGCAGCCTGGCCGAGGCCGGGGTCGAGGTCGAGATCAACTTCCGCGTCAAGCGGTACTACTCGATCTACCAGAAGCTGCGGCGGCAGGAGATCGACATTTCGGAGCTCTACGACTACCTGGCGTTCCGCATCGTGACGACCAATCTGCGCGACACCTATGCGGCGCTGGGCATCGTCCACCAGAACTGGCGGCCGATTCCAGGGCGGTTCAAGGACTACATCGCGATGCCCAAGCCGAACCTCTACCAGTCGTTGCACACGACGGTGCTGGGGCCGGCGGGACAGCCCTTCGAGGTGCAGATCCGGACACGGGAGATGGACCTCGTCGCCGAAGAGGGCATCGCCGCCCATTGGCGCTACAAGGAGGGCAAAATCAGCTCGGAAGGCGTCGACAAGAGTGTCCTCTGGCTGCGCCAACTGCTCGAGTTCCAGACCGACGTCAGTGATCCGCGTCACTTCCTCTCCGGCCTGAAGCTCGATCTCTACCAGGACGAGGTCTACGTCTTCTCCCCGAAAGGCGACGTGCTCGCCTTTCCGCGCGACGCGATGCCGCTCGACTTCGCCTACCGCATCCACACCGACCTGGGCCATCGCTGCACGGGCGCCCGGGTCAACGGCCGTCTCGTGCCGTTGCGCACGCCGCTCAAGACCGGCGACATCGTCGAGATCCTGACGAGTCCGAGCCGCGTACCCAGCCGCGACTGGCTCTCGCTGGTCGTCACCTCGCGCGCCAAGCACAAGATCCGCCACTGGCTCAACACCCAGCAGACCGCGCAGGCCACCGAGCTCGGTCAGCGGATGCTGGAACGGGAGCTGCGGCGCTATCGCCTGAGTCCCAAGAAGGTGATCGAGAGCGCGGAGTTCCGCAAGTTGATGGAGGCGGAGGGCCTCTCCCGCCCGGAGGATCTCTACGGGCGCCTCGGATACGGCAAAGCGACGGTCGGCCAGGTAATGGCCGCGCTGCTGCCGCAGGACAAGCTCCAGGAGCCACCGAAGCCGCCGGGGCCGATCCGCAAGGCGATCGATCGAGTGCTCGCCGGCGGCAGCCAGGGGCCGATCGCGGTGCGAGGCTACGGCGATCTGCTCGCGGTTCCCGCCAAGTGCTGCCGGCCGGTGCCCGGCGACGAGATCATCGGATACATCACGCGCGGCCGCGGAGTCTCCGTGCATTCCGTGGACTGCCCGAACGTGAAGAACCTGCTCTACAACGCCGAGCGCGAGATTGAGGTCGCGTGGGCGAGTCAGGACAAGGGGCTCTATCCGGTCTCGCTGCTCATCGAGACCGAGGACAGGCCGGGGATGCTCGCCCGCCTGACCGAGGCGATCGCCCGTTTCGAGGCCAACATCCGGCAGATCGAGGCCGACACGGCGCGTCCGGGGCGCGGCTCGATCGAGGTCGTGATCGAGGTCTCCAATCGCGCCCACTTCGAGCGCATACGCCAGGCGGTGCGCAATCTGCCGGGAGTGCTGGAAGTCACGCGCCGGATGGCGGGCGCGACGAAAGCCGGAGAAGACGCCTTCTGA
- a CDS encoding 50S ribosomal protein L28, producing MAKQCEICGKGTVHGRKVSHAHNVTNRTWEPNLRSIKALIAGTVKRVRVCARCIRSGKVQRPPVRNYVAAEQPAASASKASKS from the coding sequence ATGGCCAAACAATGCGAGATCTGCGGCAAAGGAACGGTTCACGGCCGCAAGGTCAGCCACGCACATAACGTCACGAACCGCACCTGGGAGCCGAACCTGCGTTCCATCAAGGCGCTGATCGCCGGTACCGTCAAGCGCGTCCGGGTCTGCGCGCGCTGCATCCGCAGCGGCAAGGTGCAGCGCCCGCCGGTCCGCAACTACGTCGCCGCAGAGCAGCCGGCCGCTTCGGCTTCGAAGGCTTCCAAGAGCTGA
- the pilM gene encoding type IV pilus assembly protein PilM: MKLVELKERKGEYSLQRLGIEPLSPEAIVDGSIMDSSLVVDAIHKLNDATGATLPSYATSLSGHSVIIKKIQMPAMPAEDLAEQIQWEAEQYIPFDINDVRLDYVVLSEGEPGRENMEVLLVAVKRDKVNDYVSVISQAGKVPVLVDVDAFALQNAYEANYDLDPLKVVALVNMGASVTNINILARGQTAFWRDISFGGNQFTESLQREFNLSFDQAERLKRGQAVDRYGPSDARPVLDQVSTEMASEIQKTFDFFAATSSEGPVDEIVLSGGCALTPNLQQVLRERFGVPIEVLDPLRRVHFREADFDRDWLKSISPMLAVAVGLAIRKMGG; encoded by the coding sequence ATGAAGCTCGTCGAGCTCAAGGAGCGCAAAGGGGAGTACTCCCTGCAGCGGCTCGGCATCGAGCCCCTTTCGCCCGAAGCAATCGTCGACGGCTCGATCATGGACTCGTCCCTGGTCGTGGACGCCATCCACAAGTTGAATGACGCCACCGGCGCCACGCTCCCGAGCTATGCCACCTCGCTCTCGGGCCACTCGGTCATCATCAAGAAGATCCAGATGCCGGCGATGCCGGCCGAGGACCTGGCCGAGCAGATTCAGTGGGAGGCCGAGCAGTACATCCCATTCGACATCAACGACGTCCGGCTCGACTATGTCGTGCTCTCCGAGGGTGAGCCGGGTCGCGAGAACATGGAAGTCCTCCTCGTGGCGGTGAAGCGCGACAAGGTCAATGACTATGTCTCGGTCATCAGTCAGGCCGGCAAGGTGCCGGTTCTGGTCGATGTCGATGCCTTCGCGCTCCAGAACGCCTACGAGGCGAACTACGACCTCGACCCGCTCAAGGTGGTGGCGCTGGTCAATATGGGAGCGAGCGTCACCAACATCAACATCCTGGCGCGCGGCCAGACCGCTTTCTGGCGCGACATCTCGTTCGGCGGCAATCAGTTCACCGAGTCGCTGCAGCGCGAGTTCAACCTCTCCTTCGATCAGGCGGAGCGCCTGAAGCGCGGCCAGGCCGTGGACCGCTACGGTCCCTCGGATGCCCGCCCGGTGCTCGATCAGGTCTCCACGGAGATGGCGTCCGAGATCCAGAAGACGTTCGACTTCTTCGCCGCGACCTCTTCGGAAGGTCCGGTCGACGAGATCGTCCTCTCCGGCGGCTGCGCCCTGACGCCCAACCTGCAGCAGGTGCTGCGCGAACGCTTCGGCGTGCCGATCGAAGTCCTCGATCCGCTCCGGCGTGTCCACTTCCGCGAGGCCGATTTCGACCGCGACTGGTTGAAGTCGATCTCGCCCATGCTCGCCGTCGCCGTCGGCCTGGCGATCCGCAAGATGGGGGGCTAG
- a CDS encoding PilN domain-containing protein yields the protein MIKINLLAEGKRPVVARKARSPLGVGGGAADTGNLLLAGGLVIGLLAGGGWFFWAQSQLTKKEKEVAAAEREVEELKQVIKEVEDYKIKKADLERKIDVINGLKANQRGPVQIMDQVSRALPELLWLNNLDVTPTTINLKGSAFNMSAVANFIDNLDKVDEFAEPILQDATQKTAKGARSEVYDFKVNLGYSFKTAKAPTLTTDATAAPEGGVAAGAAKPATEPKKRAE from the coding sequence ATGATCAAGATCAATCTCCTTGCCGAAGGCAAGCGCCCCGTCGTCGCGCGCAAGGCCCGCTCCCCATTGGGTGTCGGCGGCGGCGCGGCGGACACCGGCAATCTCCTGCTCGCCGGTGGCCTCGTCATCGGCCTGCTCGCGGGTGGCGGCTGGTTCTTCTGGGCGCAGAGCCAGCTCACGAAGAAGGAAAAGGAAGTCGCCGCGGCGGAGCGCGAAGTCGAAGAGCTCAAGCAAGTGATCAAGGAAGTCGAGGACTACAAGATCAAGAAGGCCGACCTCGAACGCAAGATCGACGTCATCAACGGCCTGAAGGCGAACCAGCGCGGGCCGGTCCAGATCATGGACCAGGTCTCGCGGGCTCTGCCGGAGTTGCTCTGGCTCAACAATCTCGATGTGACGCCGACCACGATCAACCTCAAGGGTTCGGCGTTCAACATGTCGGCTGTCGCGAATTTCATCGACAATCTCGACAAGGTCGACGAGTTCGCCGAACCGATCCTTCAGGATGCCACCCAGAAGACGGCCAAAGGGGCGCGTTCGGAGGTCTACGACTTCAAGGTCAACCTCGGCTACTCGTTCAAGACGGCGAAGGCGCCGACCCTCACGACGGACGCGACTGCCGCGCCCGAGGGCGGGGTCGCCGCCGGTGCCGCGAAGCCGGCCACGGAACCAAAGAAGAGGGCGGAGTAA
- the pilO gene encoding type 4a pilus biogenesis protein PilO, which yields MAIQTGLEGKPWYFGAAAGALVAAAIVAGCWFGLVDPRNKKFEAKKKQLDALQVQISEGRAAKQKLPQFREEVRRLELELEKLLRILPARRNTPELLRRIRQLTEQGNFDLLRFTPGNFTDRDFYSEWPIAIRVNGSYHNLALFFDRVGRFSRIVNIENLKIATLPRSLKGHSISAAFTAKTFVYREAPPPEPVTTTKKGKKGAPKAGGK from the coding sequence ATGGCGATCCAGACCGGTCTCGAAGGAAAGCCCTGGTATTTCGGCGCCGCTGCGGGCGCCCTCGTTGCGGCGGCGATCGTCGCCGGCTGCTGGTTCGGCCTGGTGGACCCGCGCAACAAGAAGTTCGAGGCGAAGAAGAAGCAGCTCGACGCGCTGCAGGTCCAGATCAGTGAGGGTCGCGCTGCCAAGCAGAAGCTGCCGCAGTTCCGCGAAGAAGTTCGGCGGCTCGAGCTCGAGCTCGAGAAGCTGCTCCGCATCCTGCCGGCGCGGCGAAACACGCCGGAGTTGCTGCGGCGGATCCGTCAGCTGACCGAACAGGGGAATTTCGACCTCCTGCGGTTCACTCCCGGCAACTTCACCGATCGCGACTTCTACAGCGAATGGCCGATCGCGATCCGGGTCAACGGCAGCTATCACAACCTCGCCCTGTTCTTCGATCGGGTGGGCCGTTTCTCGAGAATCGTCAACATCGAGAACCTCAAGATCGCGACCCTGCCGAGGAGCCTCAAGGGGCACTCGATCAGCGCAGCGTTCACCGCCAAGACGTTCGTCTATCGCGAGGCGCCGCCGCCGGAGCCGGTCACCACCACCAAGAAGGGCAAGAAGGGCGCGCCCAAGGCGGGGGGGAAGTGA
- the pilQ gene encoding type IV pilus secretin PilQ, translated as MVLAAASIWSGCAAVSPESVSLSSEPVPPAAAPAALPATISRLAVVEGAPGTRIELVADGALVWTTYRDADGALVIELPNTRPLPAVQTENPPSGLVSSVAVAVDETSGRPLTRLTVATRQEAEHMLVAGQNSLRIDMSPAPVGTAIAQAPVAPIAPVAAVASTPEVAELPEPVAVAEVDPAPSAPSAAAPMTSPAVVAAAPVSLASFGTPESPVVAPPPSGPAASILGRVEVVEEGANTVVVIAGDGEFAYSTFQLANPDRFVIDLDGVVNQSARSSAPLAGEILSRIRVSQFKQSPEAVSRVVFDLRQTVPPTIERGSEGLVVRFRTSTGRTEPAATAVVAANPPAPAVTHAVAPAQMAPAAQAAPMEVVASTLPETRPEVAPNATDEAFAASDVQAYAADSASLQSTAEEVSAVTAAPAPLAQVAPITQTTPTTPTIAFAAKPATPRDSSLFEAADTQTIPAPRPTAAPSPVFAQQNVGGTHKEYVGETISLSLKDGDIKDVLRSFAKISGLNVVLQPGVRGTVTVELESVPWDQALDQILKINNLGYELDGNIMRIAPRNVLEAEAKEQQALAQAQALSIPLRTVIKRISYSSANDLARVLATGGGRASGILSQRGSVTVDARTNTLIIKELPTYIDTVIAVIETLDIPEPQVMIEARIVETTKRFSRTLGIQWGFDGVADAAHGNTTGLQFPNNGSVQGDVNVLTGGSNGLLRLAMGNILDTFSLDATLQAAESDGLINILSAPKIATLNNESASIQSGLQIPIQTVANNTVTVQFVNATLRLDVTPHVTAEGTVLMDVNVQKREPQLAFAVAGATNAPISTKEAQTRVIVRDGGTTVIGGIYKVSTDQGQDRVPGLANIPVLGHLFKNRRRDDSNEELLIFITPRVIKL; from the coding sequence TTGGTTCTTGCGGCTGCGTCGATCTGGAGCGGCTGCGCTGCGGTCTCTCCCGAGAGCGTATCGCTATCCTCCGAGCCGGTGCCGCCAGCGGCGGCACCCGCAGCCCTGCCGGCCACGATTTCCCGGCTCGCCGTCGTGGAGGGCGCGCCCGGAACCCGAATCGAGCTGGTGGCCGACGGCGCGCTGGTCTGGACGACCTACCGCGACGCGGACGGGGCGCTGGTCATCGAGCTGCCCAATACCCGGCCACTGCCGGCGGTCCAGACGGAGAACCCGCCTTCCGGCCTGGTCTCGTCCGTCGCGGTCGCCGTCGACGAGACGAGCGGCCGGCCGCTGACGCGGCTTACCGTCGCGACGCGCCAGGAGGCCGAGCACATGCTGGTCGCGGGGCAGAACAGCCTGCGCATCGATATGTCGCCCGCCCCCGTCGGCACCGCGATCGCCCAGGCTCCAGTCGCTCCGATCGCTCCAGTCGCGGCGGTCGCTTCCACCCCTGAGGTCGCCGAGCTTCCCGAACCCGTCGCTGTCGCCGAGGTCGACCCGGCTCCGTCCGCTCCGTCCGCGGCTGCGCCCATGACATCTCCCGCGGTCGTCGCCGCGGCGCCGGTGAGCCTGGCATCTTTCGGCACTCCGGAAAGTCCGGTGGTGGCGCCGCCGCCCAGCGGGCCAGCGGCCTCGATCCTCGGTCGCGTCGAGGTCGTCGAAGAGGGCGCGAACACCGTCGTCGTCATCGCCGGCGACGGCGAGTTCGCCTACTCGACCTTCCAGCTGGCGAACCCGGATCGCTTCGTCATCGATCTCGATGGCGTCGTGAACCAGAGCGCGCGCAGCAGCGCGCCCCTCGCCGGAGAGATCCTCTCCCGCATCCGGGTCTCGCAGTTCAAGCAGAGTCCCGAAGCGGTTTCGCGCGTCGTCTTCGATCTGCGCCAGACCGTGCCGCCGACCATCGAGCGCGGTTCCGAAGGCCTCGTTGTCCGCTTCCGTACCTCGACCGGTCGGACCGAGCCGGCCGCCACCGCGGTGGTGGCGGCGAATCCTCCCGCTCCTGCCGTGACGCACGCGGTGGCTCCGGCTCAGATGGCTCCAGCGGCTCAGGCTGCTCCGATGGAGGTCGTCGCCTCCACCCTTCCCGAGACTCGCCCGGAGGTCGCGCCGAACGCTACCGACGAGGCGTTCGCCGCCAGCGACGTGCAGGCCTACGCCGCCGATTCCGCCAGCCTCCAGTCGACCGCGGAAGAGGTGTCCGCCGTCACTGCGGCGCCCGCTCCGCTCGCTCAGGTCGCCCCGATCACTCAGACGACCCCGACCACCCCGACGATCGCCTTCGCCGCCAAGCCGGCGACGCCGCGCGACAGCAGCCTCTTCGAGGCGGCGGATACGCAGACGATCCCCGCGCCGCGCCCCACCGCCGCACCGAGCCCCGTCTTCGCCCAGCAGAACGTCGGTGGAACGCACAAGGAGTACGTCGGCGAAACGATCTCGCTCAGCCTCAAGGATGGCGACATCAAGGATGTCCTGCGGTCGTTCGCGAAGATCAGCGGCTTGAACGTCGTGCTTCAGCCCGGAGTGCGGGGGACGGTCACGGTCGAGCTCGAAAGCGTGCCCTGGGACCAGGCGCTCGACCAGATCCTGAAGATCAACAATCTCGGTTACGAGCTCGACGGCAACATCATGCGCATCGCACCGCGCAACGTCCTCGAAGCCGAGGCCAAGGAGCAGCAGGCCCTGGCGCAGGCGCAGGCGCTCTCGATTCCGTTGCGGACCGTGATCAAGCGCATCAGCTACTCGAGCGCCAACGATCTGGCGCGGGTGCTCGCCACCGGCGGCGGACGCGCCTCGGGGATCCTCTCGCAGCGCGGATCGGTCACCGTCGACGCGCGCACCAATACGCTGATCATCAAAGAGCTGCCGACCTACATCGACACCGTGATTGCGGTCATCGAGACGCTCGACATACCCGAACCGCAGGTGATGATCGAGGCGCGCATCGTCGAGACCACCAAGCGCTTCAGCCGCACGCTCGGCATCCAGTGGGGCTTCGATGGTGTCGCCGACGCCGCCCACGGCAACACGACCGGCCTCCAGTTCCCGAACAACGGCAGCGTTCAGGGCGACGTGAACGTTCTCACCGGCGGCAGCAACGGCCTGCTGCGTCTCGCCATGGGGAACATTCTCGACACCTTCAGCCTCGACGCGACCCTGCAGGCTGCGGAGTCCGACGGCCTGATCAACATTCTGTCGGCGCCGAAGATCGCGACCCTGAACAACGAGTCGGCGAGCATCCAGTCCGGTCTCCAGATCCCCATCCAGACGGTGGCCAACAACACGGTGACCGTGCAGTTCGTGAACGCGACACTGCGTCTCGACGTCACGCCGCACGTCACCGCCGAAGGCACCGTCCTCATGGATGTCAACGTTCAGAAGCGCGAGCCGCAGCTGGCGTTCGCCGTCGCCGGCGCGACCAACGCTCCGATCTCGACCAAGGAAGCCCAGACCCGCGTCATCGTCCGCGATGGCGGGACGACGGTTATCGGCGGCATCTACAAGGTATCGACCGATCAGGGCCAGGACCGCGTTCCGGGATTGGCCAACATCCCGGTCCTCGGTCACCTCTTCAAGAACCGCCGTCGCGACGACAGCAACGAAGAACTCTTGATCTTCATCACCCCGCGGGTGATCAAGCTCTAG